The genomic segment TAATCACCTCCTTAGACAATGTGCCATTCCTCTTGAGGATCAATAAAGTGCTTTCAGCTAAATTTTAGACAAGCATTAATCTTCTTAGTAAGCAGTGGCCTCACTCTTGCCATTAATCTAACTTTTGATTAGTGTCTTTCTGATGTTGGGAGTCATGAACACTGACCTCAGTTGAGGAGAGGCCTGCCGATCCCTGGATCTtctaggcttttttgtggcttcTTGGATGATTTAACACCTCGCTCTTGGCAAGACTCTCTGTTTGGACAATGTGGTTCTGCCTGGTCCAGTAGAGCTCCAGGGCTTTAGTAATTGGCTTGGTAACCCTTTCAGGATTCAAATGCAGTGACTGTTTTCCAGAGGTGTTTGGGAATTTGCTTTTGATAACGGGATGGAGTGACTTTGGAACCTGTGCACTGAAATCTTCAGTGTGGTGGCAAGGGCCAGAGTTTGATGTTAAATTGATGTTAGACAGAGCTGGCTCAGATCAGGCTTGATTGTTGATCATGTTATTCAAACACCTGACCCTAATTATACCTTTCATTGGGTTTAGTTTCCTACTGAGCCAATTACATCTTTGCCTGTGAAGATTGCATATTTGAGTACCAATCAgaccaaaaaagtaaaataagcATCTaaatttcattttctttcccttAGACTCCCTTAACATAGATCTCCAACATATATCATTCtatttgcaatatttgaccataCTTTACTGAAACTATTGAAGTCCTGTCAAGTTCCTTGGGGAACTTACTTTGGTTGTGTGCTTCCAGTCATTATGAAAGGTGAACTTATGTCCCAGTTTTAGTTTTCTTGCAGAGGGCTAACATTTTTAGACTTTTCTGAacattgtttcatttattttcccttttaGCGGCGGCGCCCTACAATGAGAGTAGTGATAAAACCTGATGTGTCACCACTGCTTTAAGGTAGGATTTGTGTCCTTTGGGTGATTTACTGTGTTGGATTTGCGACCAACATGACAGCTTGCATTTTAGCCAAAGCCAAACTGATCTGTATTTCCACTTTGTCTCAGTTCTTTGGTGTTGGTTTGCTTTTACAGTTCAGAACCCAACAGAAACAACTAAACGAATCCTAAAATGGCTAATTTTACACTGATGGAAATATAAGTTGATGTGCTGTTATGAAGGTGATTGCTTAGAGAAGTCATTTTAGGATTTCTATTACAAGGATATTGGTAACTTCAAATAGTGTTCATTCATTGTTgaattttaatattacattttatttcataccCACTCAAAAATTATGCTGAGTGGTGTCTAGGTATGTGGGTATTCATTCTTGTCTAAGTGATTTTGAGTCTTGTTGAGGTGCTTTTTCAAAGGGTTAAAGCTTGTGGAAGTCAGATACATTCCGAttctgaaaatgtgatgttgGTTATACAtgtttctccccccccccccacttcctaTCCGATATTTGTAATGGCAAATGTAATGGTCAGTTATGATGGGTGTCTTTTTTCTTGTTTCTTGACAGTATATGGTTGGATACCTTCTTGAGTCTTTCAGGACTCCTTATGAATCGGTTTATAAATCTCTTTGTCGTCAACggtttcttccctttctgttgtacaacaaattattatttagatGTAGGCTATTATGCCTACATTTCATGGCTACATCGatatcttttaaaaaaaaattaatatggTTTGCAGCAATTCAGGTGTGACAAATTATTTTCATCTCCCCTAACCAAACATATTCCATGTTAGCTATAACAATGTCTTATCAAACAAATACCTTTAAATGGCATAACTGAATTTCCATTTATTCAATCCATGTAATTTTTGATATCACTTCCCCAGCAGTGGGCTGATGAATCAACAAATCTGCAAAATATAACACAATGCTGCAAATAATACTCAAACGTTTATGGGATTATCTTTGACTTTATTTTGTACAATAATTACATGATAGTGTTTCATTGAAACAAGAGTGTAACACTGGTGGGCAATGCCCTCTATGCTCACAAGATGGCTCACATACTCTCCGAATAAGATGTAGTGTATAAAACTTGAGTATAGGTTATCAGAGCCACAAATACAACTGTGAAGTGTAGTACACACAGATCACTGATACTATTTTGGTAGGTTCCACTTTAAACATAGTCTTTCAGAGTTACAGCATGTGAAAGGGCCACAACTCTCTCACAGTAGTTTCAGAAATGAAAGCAAACCAGCGTTATACTTAATCATAGGGGTAAGGGGCAAATTGATTAAGACCAAATTCACCAGTTAATTTTCAGCAAAATGCTAAGgtcaaagaaaacaacaaaacttacagtatgtacagtagttCAACTCATagatatatatacatgtatgtacaACATATAAATATAGTAAAATAGATAAAATTACATTGATTTCATGTTCTTCCATAAATAATCGCAGGACATTTTAACAATTTGGATGATTCGTGAGGTGAGCATTGGAAGCCCAGTGAGCCAGCCCCCTGCCTCGTGTTGGTGACAAGGTGAAAAGCTGACATGACACTTATCCTTATCAATCTTTGAATTCTATCTTTGTAAGTATGGTATCGTTTAAAAAGGAGAAGCTGCCAACCGTaagaaaaacactgacattttgaCCGATACACTGAGCAGCTCACCAAACCTTCCTCTGCCACCCCTCCCCTCTGCATGGAAGCCATTATGAAATGTTGACAGGATGTTTGGTTATGTGCGGTCCCAAGTACCGTCAGAAAACATGAACTCTTTTTGCAAGGTAAACAGGTACATTACAACCACGCATGTGGTCAAATTCAAGATATTCTTccataaagaaaaaaagtgtaacAGCCCCCCAGTGGCCAGGGGATTTGACAGGGAGCGTACCCTATCGATAAGTAGTAGTGTCATCGCTGCGGTAGATTTGAACAAGGTCTTCAATACATTAAATGCGTAGAACGTTTCTTTAAAAGACTCAGCCCTCCAAAGACATCTTTTGCAGCTTCCAGTGTGGCATTTTAAGAAGGCAGGTTTCATTGATTCATACACTAAGCATTTTACAAGTTAAGCCGACACTACTAGCTAGGTCACACAGCCTTGGTACAAATACTGATAAGCGGTCTAGTTGTCTGTGAACAGACAATTTCTTACAAGTGTGCTGAAAAGTAAGTGCTTTTTCATATAGaaacacattacaaaaacctttttggcaaagtttaaaaaaactaaaacaaaaaaagttcaaaGCAAAATGATTCACCTCAAGTATTTCTGCTGTCACTTTGTTTGCCTCTGGGATTCCAGGAGGTCTGTGGTTGCCCTGGTTAAGAAAGGTTGTTGTCGTGCCTGAGGCTGGCACTTACAGATCACAAGCAATAACTGAATATGAGCTGCACTGGAACTTCACATCTACATAATCCCAGTTCGAGGCACCTTCCAAAGCTTCAACTGTAACATTACCAGaactgctaaaaaaaattaaaagaaagaaatcacaatgaaagtaaaaaaaaaaaaaatgaatatcacCACCTTTGTGGCCTAACACACTGTACAAAGTTCGGTACATTCTCATTGGAATGGTATAGTCTTTTTCTCAGAGTTCAAAGCTGAGCGTTGTTGAGTGAGGTCCTCATTCTTATTGGATAGCAGTCTTAGCAGTAAGATGTTTCAGTGGCTCAGCTGCGATTGTTGTGGGGCCTCCAGGTGGATAAGGTGTTCTATTGGAGCCAGTCAAGGGCGATGAGCGTCAAGCTGCCAAACATGACAAAGAAGCCACTGCACAGGAAAATGCTAGCCTGGACAGAGACATGGGAGGAGACAGTCAGGCTTGGCACAACAAACACCGCAGGACCCACAAGCAGATCAATGGAATGGACCCAAATGGAGACGGAAAGCTCATTACCCCGATTTTCTGCACAGACTTCATGGGCTCCTTCTTGACCAGTTTGATATAGAAGGCTGAGGGCAAGATGAAGATCAACATGGCTGCCGCAGATGCACCTGAGGAAAACGACAGGCTAGTTGGGACGTTCTCTGACATTCCTTCCTGAACTACAATGTCTAAATCCTGTGAACTGCACCTGGCCAACTGTATTTACGTGAACACGTTCACTCACCGATGAAGCCGAAGATGTCTCTGATCGTTGGAACAAAGATGACCAGGAGGTTGGTGCTGGCCAGCAGACCTATGGTGATGATGGTGTGGCGTATCCAGCTGAAATCCTTGGAAGCGCACAGCAGCTGGTTGACCGAGGTGCGGATCTACCAAGAGAGACGGAGATGGGGGGGCCATGGTGAACATGGCGGCAATGGCAATCCTCACAAATCTCATTGGCTTTAGATGGATCGAGGAATATGTGCCAGCCGTATGGATAGATGTGTGACTTACTGGAAATAGCACCACGGGGACAGTCAGGGTGACTGCTGTCAACACGGCCAGACGAACGATGAGTAGGACCACGTCAGCCTTGAACACCTTGGAGTAGGTGTGCAGCAACTCGGGCTCAACGTGCACTGTAAAGCCAATGAAATATACCAGTTTAGTTCATGCTTGCTTACTTGTCGACTATCAAACCAGATATTCAGTTAATTGTCTTTAGCCTGCCGAGTCCACCCTTTAAATATCCAGACACGGCCAACACACCAGTGCCTTGTCATAACCGACTTGAATTACAATTGGATGATGCGTTAGATGTGTGCTTGTTCTACATTTGTGTCCTGGTGTTGTTTGTTCACAAAATCCTTGGGAACCTGCCTGCCATATGTTCAGCCAAATCAAACAAAGACAAGAAATCAGCTGGAAAGCAGCCTCGATCATTCAAGGTTGCGTGTAACTTTCCCGACCCCCCTCCTTTCCATTGATGTTCGTCATGGCACGACGTCCCTGCTAACTAGGGCTGTTGCGTAAACGGGCCACACATTCAGGAAAGTCCAAAACGTAACCGTGCACATGCTGTGACGTCCTTGCATTAACAAACACGGGGGAGAACCAGTCGAATATTGGGACAGTTTATGTTTTTCTTCGCAGTGGTTGAATAACAACCTTGGAGACTGAATGTATCCAGTTCTAACTAGTTCTTTTTCAGGGTGTAATGGGttttcattaatacattttcgAGGGGCAGGGGGTGGCTCACCGTTGAAGGTCAGATATCCGAAGAGCGCAGCCAGCAGGTACATGATGAACATGGCCAGAAAAGACACGTTGGCCACTCCCTGCATCTTTCTACGGGAACGACTGGGGAAAGGCCAAGAAACGGAGGAATGTTAGACAACAAAGACGCTGTTCTTTTTACTCCCTCCTCTGGTGCTCTagcatgtgtgcgtgcatgcgtgtgtgggCGTAAACCCGAAATACTCACTCTTTAAGTTCCTCATACATGGGCAAGATGGCAGGGTGGCAGACAAAGGCGAATGTCAGAATAGGAACAGCGTACACGGTCTGGAGGAAGGAGTTAAACAAGAGTTAGACATTTGACACGAACAGGACAAATATTTAATCACACAATTTCACACACGGATATGAAAGCCCATTCGAAGACTTGTTACCTGAGAGTTGAAGACAAAGTATTTTGGTGTGCAGACATCCTCGTTGTAGTCGACCGCTGTAGTGTTGATGCTGCCAGATGAGATGTTCTGGATCTTGCTAACTGTCTCGTTCAGTAGCATTACTGTGTAAGGGCACGGGATCTGAAACTTCTTATAAATCACCTGTGAAAGAAACCAATTCCTTGATGTAATGATTCCGAATTTGGGGACTTTGAACAGATTTACACCAAGAACACAACATAAACTGCCTTTCGGTCTGTGAAACTAAAGTTTAGAATCGGCTACCTTTTCCGCGTTCCAATATTTTTATTACCAGCTATTAAGCAATGTACAATAAACTGTATATTGGGACCAAGCTATTAAGATCAGTCAGAATTGCGAAACAATGTGACACTGTTCAGAGTAAACTAATCTCTACAAtaacagtaaagaaaaaaattacattacgGGGGTTTTTGTCTTACCACAATCAGGAAGAAGACCATGCAAAGCAGAGAGAAACCACTGGTGTAACCAAGGTAACCTGATGTAAGGAAACAGATAAAAAAGTCCTTAATATGCTGTTGGGATGTAAGACATTAATATACTAACAACTGTTAAGTAATTTCACTGGAATACAGAACAGTATTACAATGAATATAAAAGTACTCTCCTAAAACAATAGATTAATCagtcaaacatttttgaaatgtaaatatacacactacacacatacGTGGCCACTATGACACAAACCTCACCCCTTTTTCAGCCCACACCCTCAGTGATTTCATTTCCCTCATTTCCCAACCTCAACACTCAAATGCGCAAGGTGCCACTCCCTGTATTGTGTCTTACCGAGGTTCTTGAGTAGCGAAAGAGGTAGGATGATAACAATTGACACCAGAATCACCAAATAGTCCCCGTTCATATACCACTCCCTAAAACAAGAGAGATCAAAACCTCCATCAAAAACTGTACACATTACCACACATTTCCACATAATAACACACTAGTAGAGGtgcaaatacaaatatatatacacacgtaCTTCgaacacatacatttatatcTTAACTTAGTTTTAGCTTTTGTGACGGGGGAAGAAAAGGACGTATGTTATGGTTATGCCCATGACTATTACAGGCTTCATGCCTCATTCCATTGTTGTGTGGAATATTGTAAACGCGCATATGACAGCGACTGAAATAGCAGCCCACACGTAGGGTGACGTAGCTGCATGCTGGGAACGCTGCATGAATGTTTGATGGGCCAGTTGGTTGGTCTGAATTAGCTCATCCAGTGCGCTGTCTCCATGCGGCACTGGCTCTTCTAGAAGGACCCCTTTGAACAGCAGTcaacaacacccccccccaatCGAATGCAGCAAATGGGAAGTTTCACCTTGAGTGTCAACCACTCAAAAATGACCATTGGCCATTTGTCAATGGCGGACGTGGACATAAGCAAAAACATGCTGACAAAGCTGCTTACCCGTTATTCGCTCCCATGAAGGCTTGGATAACAATTGGCAGCTCATACTTCACAATGAAGAGGTAGCTGGACATGGCTGCCATggtaaaaacaacaaagtgaaGGTCAACTACAGTAAGTAGCTCTGGACAAGCAGCTGCTACAACACTTAAATGGCAGTTATATTTTCTCCTTGACTTTATGTTCTTTTGAATGCCAATGAAGTGTCTTTAGTTCTTACCACCAATGTTCTGCATGGTGATGGAGATGGATGCTGCCAGTTTCCCTGGCATGCCGAATGCCTTGTAACCTAATTGCTCGTAGACCAATGAACCTCCTTCGTTGGCAGTTTTCAGAAGCAAGTGCACAGAGTACAGTGAAAAGATGGAAACCGCAACCAGTAGAATTCTGTGGAGCGAAAAGATGAAATGATATGATGATTTAGACATCAAACCATGCAACATACTGAAACTGCTGTTGCCTGAAGGAAGGGTACGGACTTGTATTGACTGACATTAACCACACCCACACCTACTCAATTAGAACGGCGGGGGCCCCCTATTGGTTAGACTAGAGCATGTGACCCGTAACCAAAAGTTAGCTAGAAAAAGATTCTCAAGCCACCAAGGCAAAAACTCTGTCCTGGGACAAGGTACTTAACCCTATTTGTTCACAGGTTTTTGCTGGAAACATGAAGTCATTCttccctggtaaaataagggtaaTCAATTATGTGTAGAAGCTCGCCAGTCCCAATTCAAAACACATTACCAATGGCAGTGTGAATATCATCCTCAATGTGGAGTCCAACCACAGCCAAAGTCAATGCAGGCCATAAATTAATTGACCATTGCTAGGGGACATCTAACATTGCAAAGCCTCTATGATCAGACCCCACATGTATATATTTGCATGAGGAATTTGTAAATATACACAAGTATTCAGAATTACAGAAAATAGTCCAGTGTATTATACTCATACTTTGTGCTATAGCTGCTGTTTGCACTTCAGACGGGTTAAGGCTGATCAGCCCTGTTCTTGTTATTGCAGTAACGAGCCCTTAGTGTACATACATGATTTGTGTTGATGGCTCTCAGAGGCTTTTATGCACTCTGTAGGCACCTATGGCTGTTTTATATTGTTTGGGGTAAAACCCATTTATTTGGGAATATGCATAAATGTTGTATTATTTCGGAATGATATAGGCAGTCTACCAGAGTTGAATTGAGAGCAGAAACAGTTAAGCTAGCCTTTTCTACCAGTTCAATCGCATGGGCGTATGTAGAATAGTACTAAGTTcactacattttacattgttcCTATTCATCAAATACTCTAGTCTAGAGTAATTCACAGTTAGTCCATGCATCATTAGATAGGCAGGTGGAACTACAGAACAATGGGCAGCCTCCATAGCTATGTAAATCAGTTACAAGCCCATCCCTCAGCTTtcagaaatgttgacattttaggATTATTTTTGAAGGGCAACTAGGTTAGCAGTTTTGCCTGGAACATTAGAAGTAATTTGCTTGATTAGTTAAACCGACGCAGTAAACTTGCATGTGATGACGCAATACAAAGACAAAGTTGCATAAGGAAATGGTAAATGGCTTCTGTGTAATCATTCACCTATGAGTGGAGCTCGTAATTTTCCTTTCTGTCCACTGAGTGTTACTGACATTTTATATGTGAGAGGCCAGATCCTGTACCTTACTCTGGCCCCAATGAAGCAGGATTAGCGCTACTAAGCGGCTTCTCTCCGGCTTTTTGTATCTCGCCCCGATGCTCGAGCACCTCCCAACTCAGCGCTTGCTCTCATACACTCATTGTTTGTAAACACCGGCCTGCGTGGCTATTAGATACCGTGGCCTATCTTACCCTGTTGTGGCAGAAACATTTATCTCTGAGGCCTGGATTCCTCCCCAAGTCGCCAGCTTACCCTCACTATCATCAGTGTTATCCAAAGCCCTCGTAGACAGCAGATAAGACAAACTGATGAAAATACTGTGCTCAGTTGTTATCTATCCATCTGTGCTCCATGGTTGATATTGAGATGTGTGACCTTGCTATGCTTTAACTAAATGCTAAGTTTAGCATGTGCTGTGTTCCCTCTGATATGACTGCATACAGACTCAGAGCCCTTGAATTTCACAAACCACCTCCTATGCTGGCACACAGTGATACTCTGATTTGAATTATATTCAGCATGTTTGTTTCCTAAATTCATACACAAAGGTAATGGTATTCCTGGTAAATAGGCAAGATACTGttctttagtttttcttttaaactttGTATTCCTTATTGTTATTTGTCTtatggtgtatatatttacttCTGTGTCAGAAAAAGATTACATATGACAGCTACTGTGATTACAAacatcatttgtttttttgtttctgttatttacTTGAATTACCACttcttcagaaaaacaacctgtAAGCATTTCATCTTTTGTTAATGAAGTTCTTGACAAATACAATCTCATCTGATTTGTTGCTGGATGACGCCGTGTGGACATTTTGAGCGACCCTGCTAGTTTTCCCTCAtctgtatttgatttatttggAGCCCTAATGTCAAATAGAGGACCACTAGAACCATACTCACACAAAGAGTGCAATGCCAGTGTTGGCCATGGCATACGAGAGACCCAGGATACCACTGCCCATGATGGCATTGCCCAGATTGAAGACCGACATGCCAAAGGAGGCAGAGCCTTGATGCTGGTGAGAATGAAGTAAAATACCAGTTAGAAAAAGCCCAAAAATGAAAATACCATAAACTAAAATTGGGGAGGCTTTATCTTACGACAGCACTCACATAATCTGTTTCATATTTCTTCTTGTCCAGGTGGAATTCTGGAAGAAAGTTTTGACTCTCTGCATCTATGTCATATGGACTGGAAATCAAACAGAAAATTGTTAATTCATGGATTAATCCCATTCTAATTTAGCCTTTGAACTAAAAATTAACATTCTTCAAAACAGAATAGTATGTTGATGACTTTTCAGGGATATATGTGCTGCAGACCAACCACAGACAATGTAGGCTGCAGTGCCTCACCTGCCAATAGGCTTCTTGGTCGGACAGTCTTGGTATGGACTGTATTCTTGACTATCATCATCTGGGGAAATGTTGAACTGACTCATCTCTGTCTTTGAAGTGGCCTGTTTCATGCTGCAAAAGAAACAatgagaaacatttgaaacaatttGTGAACATCTACCCTGCGCCATCTCCCCTGTCTTTTTTCTGGAACTGTGAGTTCTGCCAGTACCATTGAATAATCAATATTGGACtgcgagcgagagagaaagagagggatggggagagacaGTAGCTACTCTGTGCGATGCAGCTACCTCAGACCTAGTCATGTGACCATACGAAGGGGGGTTGACTCATCCGAGGAGTCAGTGGAAAAATACCAGCAACCCGGCATCGCGTCTACATGGTACACTTTAGGGTAGCGTCATACCCAACCCAAAAATCCGCATGATCGGAATGGCACTTACCTTCCCcaattaaaatgtgtaaaataagaACAGTAATAATAAGAGatccatttatttataaataagaaaaaaacagtttATTCAGACAATGTGAACTCATCTTACTAGTTAACTTTATAATGCCTATAAGACCACAGCCTGAAATGGGAGTATTGAATAGAAATAGGATGTTGGGCTCCATTGATTAAGAATGTTTCCATGAGTGACTGATGGAAACAAAGGCACGTGCTTCTCTATTATGGGCATGGCACCATTTTGCGCAGAGCGGTATCGGCCTAAGATATCTGATGCCGCCTACAGTCATTCAATCAAGGGTTGCATCATTTCCTGgacattttgttaatttataCCCCAAATTATATAAACATagttatagttttttttctatcCGCCATTTCTGTGTAAAGAATGTCTTACATCAGTCACAAGAACATACCAACaatactatttatttattaaattcagTGAGTCTGGCCCATTGCGCTGTGTAGCATCCCACAGCATCACAGAAGAATGAATACCAAAATCAAGATAAAAGCTTTAGCCATCAGATGACAACCCTTATTCGTGGACTATGAGATCTAAGATGGCTAATTAAGAAACCAGAACATAGATAAAATATTGCCATGCCTGCCATATGTAATACACATATTTAGGGAGACATTGGGGAGTTATTATATATCATTGTCATGTATGAGCGATGAAATAGAATATGCTCCATTATCAATAATAAAGAAAGCATGCATTCATGTCTACTGTAGAAAGGTTAATTACAATACATAGGCTagtcatttaaacatttttacaaccGGTACCCGAGCCTATTTCCTGGTTTACTGTAAACTATGCGGCGCTGCCAGTATCTTACCTTTGATACGATGGGAGGAAACGAATAAAATCCcttaaaacaaattcaccaaCTCCTTAACCGTTGAGTCTTTCCAATATTATACTAGAAACAAC from the Esox lucius isolate fEsoLuc1 chromosome 23, fEsoLuc1.pri, whole genome shotgun sequence genome contains:
- the slc38a2 gene encoding sodium-coupled neutral amino acid transporter 2, whose protein sequence is MKQATSKTEMSQFNISPDDDSQEYSPYQDCPTKKPIGSPYDIDAESQNFLPEFHLDKKKYETDYHQGSASFGMSVFNLGNAIMGSGILGLSYAMANTGIALFVILLVAVSIFSLYSVHLLLKTANEGGSLVYEQLGYKAFGMPGKLAASISITMQNIGAMSSYLFIVKYELPIVIQAFMGANNGEWYMNGDYLVILVSIVIILPLSLLKNLGYLGYTSGFSLLCMVFFLIVVIYKKFQIPCPYTVMLLNETVSKIQNISSGSINTTAVDYNEDVCTPKYFVFNSQTVYAVPILTFAFVCHPAILPMYEELKDRSRRKMQGVANVSFLAMFIMYLLAALFGYLTFNVHVEPELLHTYSKVFKADVVLLIVRLAVLTAVTLTVPVVLFPIRTSVNQLLCASKDFSWIRHTIITIGLLASTNLLVIFVPTIRDIFGFIGASAAAMLIFILPSAFYIKLVKKEPMKSVQKIGASIFLCSGFFVMFGSLTLIALDWLQ